A stretch of the Epinephelus fuscoguttatus linkage group LG2, E.fuscoguttatus.final_Chr_v1 genome encodes the following:
- the LOC125901179 gene encoding membrane progestin receptor beta-like isoform X2, which produces MPRVSFAPPSLCFTFLALLDRLLPSLPPTVRDVDVPPLFRERFILSGYRPVGLSWRCYVLSLFQIHNETLNVWSHLVAAVCVALRFIMFTILQGGGILGFRLQGPEGQGFSVDVSSLPLVLYVFSAITYLSCSAAAHLLQSHSEHAHYSLFFLDYVGVAVYQYGCALALCLYSSDTAWTQSMVFLPAAALLAWISCTTCCYAKLRFRRPYPLHRKLCQVLPMGVAYLLDISPIAHRLATQSWTSNSALTLHFMQVVLFLLSAFFFSCPIPERFSSGRYDIVGHSHQLFHILLSFCTLAQQEALFHDFLWRRPALVREFGQEHLLLACTSFPCLTLCCMMTALTMRRRAQAQFTKEQR; this is translated from the exons ATGCCTCGGGTGTCGTTCGCCCCTCCCTCACTGTGCTTCACCTTCCTCGCTCTGCTGGACcgcctcctcccctctcttcccCCCACCGTCCGAGATGTGGACGTGCCCCCTCTGTTTCGGGAGCGCTTCATCCTGTCTGGTTACCGTCCTGTGGGCCTGTCGTGGCGTTGTTACGTCCTCAGCCTCTTCCAAATACACAACGAGACTCTGAACGTGTGGAGCCACCTGGTGGCTGCTGTCTGCGTGGCACTGAGGTTCATAATGTTCACCATCCTGCAAGGAGGG GGGATCCTGGGTTTTCGGTTGCAGGGTCCTGAAGGTCAGGGGTTTTCTGTGGATGTTTCCTCGCTGCCTTTGGTCCTCTATGTTTTTTCTGCCATCACGTACCTGAGCTGCAG TGCTGCGGCTCACCTGTTGCAGTCCCACTCAGAGCACGCTCATTATTCCCTGTTTTTCCTGGACTACGTGGGTGTTGCGGTCTACCAGTACGGCTGCGCTCTGGCTCTGTGCCTGTACAGTTCTGACACCGCCTGGACACAAAGCATG GTCTTCCTCCCAGCCGCTGCCCTCCTTGCCTGGATATCCTGCACCACCTGCTGTTATGCGAAGCTTCGTTTCCGGCGGCCGTACCCGCTTCACAGGAAGCTCTGCCAGGTGCTGCCTATGGGCGTGGCCTACCTGCTGGACATCAGCCCCATCGCACATCGCCTTGCCACCCAGAGTTGGACAAGCAACTCTGCACTGACACTGCACTTCATGCAG GTGGTGCTGTTTCTGCTGTcagctttctttttctcttgccCCATTCCCGAGCGCTTCTCCTCAGGACGCTATGACATTGTCGGTCACAGCCACCAGCTCTTCCACATTCTGCTGTCCTTCTGCACACTGGCCCAGCAGGAGGCGCTGTTCCACGACTTTCTTTGGCGACGCCCAGCACTGGTCAGGGAGTTTGGACAGGAGCACCTCCTGCTGGCCTGCACCTCATTCCCCTGCCTGACACTCTGCTGCATGATGACAGCACTCACCATGAGGAGGCGAGCTCAAGCTCAGTTTACAAAAGAGCAAagatag
- the LOC125901179 gene encoding membrane progestin receptor beta-like isoform X1 has protein sequence MPRVSFAPPSLCFTFLALLDRLLPSLPPTVRDVDVPPLFRERFILSGYRPVGLSWRCYVLSLFQIHNETLNVWSHLVAAVCVALRFIMFTILQGGGILGFRLQGPEGQGFSVDVSSLPLVLYVFSAITYLSCSAAAHLLQSHSEHAHYSLFFLDYVGVAVYQYGCALALCLYSSDTAWTQSMVGQVFLPAAALLAWISCTTCCYAKLRFRRPYPLHRKLCQVLPMGVAYLLDISPIAHRLATQSWTSNSALTLHFMQVVLFLLSAFFFSCPIPERFSSGRYDIVGHSHQLFHILLSFCTLAQQEALFHDFLWRRPALVREFGQEHLLLACTSFPCLTLCCMMTALTMRRRAQAQFTKEQR, from the exons ATGCCTCGGGTGTCGTTCGCCCCTCCCTCACTGTGCTTCACCTTCCTCGCTCTGCTGGACcgcctcctcccctctcttcccCCCACCGTCCGAGATGTGGACGTGCCCCCTCTGTTTCGGGAGCGCTTCATCCTGTCTGGTTACCGTCCTGTGGGCCTGTCGTGGCGTTGTTACGTCCTCAGCCTCTTCCAAATACACAACGAGACTCTGAACGTGTGGAGCCACCTGGTGGCTGCTGTCTGCGTGGCACTGAGGTTCATAATGTTCACCATCCTGCAAGGAGGG GGGATCCTGGGTTTTCGGTTGCAGGGTCCTGAAGGTCAGGGGTTTTCTGTGGATGTTTCCTCGCTGCCTTTGGTCCTCTATGTTTTTTCTGCCATCACGTACCTGAGCTGCAG TGCTGCGGCTCACCTGTTGCAGTCCCACTCAGAGCACGCTCATTATTCCCTGTTTTTCCTGGACTACGTGGGTGTTGCGGTCTACCAGTACGGCTGCGCTCTGGCTCTGTGCCTGTACAGTTCTGACACCGCCTGGACACAAAGCATGGTGGGACAG GTCTTCCTCCCAGCCGCTGCCCTCCTTGCCTGGATATCCTGCACCACCTGCTGTTATGCGAAGCTTCGTTTCCGGCGGCCGTACCCGCTTCACAGGAAGCTCTGCCAGGTGCTGCCTATGGGCGTGGCCTACCTGCTGGACATCAGCCCCATCGCACATCGCCTTGCCACCCAGAGTTGGACAAGCAACTCTGCACTGACACTGCACTTCATGCAG GTGGTGCTGTTTCTGCTGTcagctttctttttctcttgccCCATTCCCGAGCGCTTCTCCTCAGGACGCTATGACATTGTCGGTCACAGCCACCAGCTCTTCCACATTCTGCTGTCCTTCTGCACACTGGCCCAGCAGGAGGCGCTGTTCCACGACTTTCTTTGGCGACGCCCAGCACTGGTCAGGGAGTTTGGACAGGAGCACCTCCTGCTGGCCTGCACCTCATTCCCCTGCCTGACACTCTGCTGCATGATGACAGCACTCACCATGAGGAGGCGAGCTCAAGCTCAGTTTACAAAAGAGCAAagatag
- the LOC125901179 gene encoding membrane progestin receptor beta-like isoform X3, with protein sequence MPRVSFAPPSLCFTFLALLDRLLPSLPPTVRDVDVPPLFRERFILSGYRPVGLSWRCYVLSLFQIHNETLNVWSHLVAAVCVALRFIMFTILQGGGPEGQGFSVDVSSLPLVLYVFSAITYLSCSAAAHLLQSHSEHAHYSLFFLDYVGVAVYQYGCALALCLYSSDTAWTQSMVGQVFLPAAALLAWISCTTCCYAKLRFRRPYPLHRKLCQVLPMGVAYLLDISPIAHRLATQSWTSNSALTLHFMQVVLFLLSAFFFSCPIPERFSSGRYDIVGHSHQLFHILLSFCTLAQQEALFHDFLWRRPALVREFGQEHLLLACTSFPCLTLCCMMTALTMRRRAQAQFTKEQR encoded by the exons ATGCCTCGGGTGTCGTTCGCCCCTCCCTCACTGTGCTTCACCTTCCTCGCTCTGCTGGACcgcctcctcccctctcttcccCCCACCGTCCGAGATGTGGACGTGCCCCCTCTGTTTCGGGAGCGCTTCATCCTGTCTGGTTACCGTCCTGTGGGCCTGTCGTGGCGTTGTTACGTCCTCAGCCTCTTCCAAATACACAACGAGACTCTGAACGTGTGGAGCCACCTGGTGGCTGCTGTCTGCGTGGCACTGAGGTTCATAATGTTCACCATCCTGCAAGGAGGG GGTCCTGAAGGTCAGGGGTTTTCTGTGGATGTTTCCTCGCTGCCTTTGGTCCTCTATGTTTTTTCTGCCATCACGTACCTGAGCTGCAG TGCTGCGGCTCACCTGTTGCAGTCCCACTCAGAGCACGCTCATTATTCCCTGTTTTTCCTGGACTACGTGGGTGTTGCGGTCTACCAGTACGGCTGCGCTCTGGCTCTGTGCCTGTACAGTTCTGACACCGCCTGGACACAAAGCATGGTGGGACAG GTCTTCCTCCCAGCCGCTGCCCTCCTTGCCTGGATATCCTGCACCACCTGCTGTTATGCGAAGCTTCGTTTCCGGCGGCCGTACCCGCTTCACAGGAAGCTCTGCCAGGTGCTGCCTATGGGCGTGGCCTACCTGCTGGACATCAGCCCCATCGCACATCGCCTTGCCACCCAGAGTTGGACAAGCAACTCTGCACTGACACTGCACTTCATGCAG GTGGTGCTGTTTCTGCTGTcagctttctttttctcttgccCCATTCCCGAGCGCTTCTCCTCAGGACGCTATGACATTGTCGGTCACAGCCACCAGCTCTTCCACATTCTGCTGTCCTTCTGCACACTGGCCCAGCAGGAGGCGCTGTTCCACGACTTTCTTTGGCGACGCCCAGCACTGGTCAGGGAGTTTGGACAGGAGCACCTCCTGCTGGCCTGCACCTCATTCCCCTGCCTGACACTCTGCTGCATGATGACAGCACTCACCATGAGGAGGCGAGCTCAAGCTCAGTTTACAAAAGAGCAAagatag
- the si:ch73-204p21.2 gene encoding uncharacterized protein si:ch73-204p21.2: protein MAAVGAEVAGSWFLSGVAGFFILLVLLSIFLTALCSDCNKRSFELRESEANKNPSTLIRVVKLEEAMVARENPMINEIQNDEKDFNPGQENTVSFTPWRSHLGAPQNHQDAQTNGSAAVIKTASVSDTAGESNPEEETSVTFTPWRSHLREPPNQDHIYHTIGEGRSSSGGDADQPSLPTNQEQEEEHSTPSAVAGDLIDRKSVYARVSKKATPTTPPVYTHEEVQVEEEESLPPLPDRKSLEG, encoded by the exons ATGGCAGCCGTCGGAGCAGAGGTCGCTGGGTCGTGGTTCCTGTCAGGAGTGGCTGGTTTCTTCATCCTTCTCGTGCTCCTCTCCATCTTCCTTACAGCACTCTGCAGCGACTGCAACAA acGTTCTTTTGAGCTGCGAGAGTCTGAGGCCAACAAAAATCCTTCAACTCTTATCAGAGTG GTTAAGCTGGAAGAGGCCATGGTGGCAAGAGAGAATCCGATGATCAATGAGatacaaaatgatgaaaaag attttAATCCTGGTCAAGAAAACACAGTCTCCTTCACTCCTTGGAGGAGCCACCTGGGGGCGCCACAGAACCACCAAG atgCTCAGACCAAtggcagtgcagcagtgataaaGACAGCaagtgtttctgacactgcagGAG agTCAAATCCTGAAGAGGAAACCTCCGTCACGTTCACTCCATGGAGGAGCCACCTCAGGGAGCCACCTAACCAGG ATCATATCTACCACACCATTGGTGAAGGGCGGAGCAGCAGCGGAGGTGATGCTGACCAGCCATCATTACCAACCAATCAGGAGCAAGAGGAGGAGCACAGCACTCCCTCTGCAGTGGCGGGGGATTTGATCGACAGGAAATCAGTGTATGCACGAGTCAGCAAAAAGGCGACACCGACCACACCCCCTGTTTATACACATGAGGAGgtgcaggtggaggaggaggagtcttTACCTCCACTGCCTGATAGGAAGTCTCTGGAGGGATGA